One region of Candidatus Methylomirabilis tolerans genomic DNA includes:
- the glgC gene encoding glucose-1-phosphate adenylyltransferase, which produces MTVLGMIMAGGRGERLHPLTKDRAKPAVPFGGKYRIIDVVLSNFVNSGIYSIYVLTQFKAQSLVEHLQEGWQVTSVSRNHFVVPVPAQMRTGDDWYRGTADAVFQNLHLIKRVHPSVVAVFGADHIYKMNIRQMMGYHLQKEAEVTVAALPVGIEEASHYGVMEADHDWRLLGFEEKPARPKPIPGESEHALVSMGNYLFETDLLLRAVEEDAHDPHSTHDFGRDVLPRLVAEGRTVYAYDFRTNRIPTLARGEEPSYWRDVGTIEAYYEANMDLRAVNPTFNLYNRSWPIRTVSYSDPPAKFVFDEDERRGMALNSIVAEGTIISGSLVRNSVIGRNVRIHSHCLIEDAVIMNRVEVGRGCRIRRAIIDKNVFVQPGTEIGYHAEADRERYHVSDSGIVVVARKEPDQAWSMTPSD; this is translated from the coding sequence ATGACCGTTCTGGGAATGATTATGGCCGGGGGACGAGGTGAAAGGCTGCATCCTTTGACGAAGGACCGCGCCAAACCGGCGGTCCCTTTCGGCGGAAAGTACCGGATCATCGACGTGGTCCTGTCAAACTTCGTCAACTCCGGCATCTATTCCATCTATGTCCTGACACAATTCAAGGCCCAGTCGCTGGTGGAGCACCTGCAGGAAGGCTGGCAAGTGACCAGCGTGTCCCGAAATCATTTTGTCGTTCCGGTCCCCGCCCAGATGCGAACCGGGGACGACTGGTACCGCGGGACGGCGGATGCCGTCTTCCAGAACCTTCACCTGATCAAGCGGGTTCACCCAAGCGTTGTTGCGGTCTTTGGGGCCGACCATATCTATAAAATGAATATCCGCCAAATGATGGGGTACCACCTGCAAAAGGAGGCAGAGGTCACGGTGGCGGCTCTTCCAGTAGGCATTGAGGAGGCGTCGCATTACGGCGTGATGGAGGCGGACCACGACTGGCGACTCCTTGGCTTTGAGGAGAAGCCCGCACGGCCGAAACCGATCCCGGGGGAATCAGAGCACGCGCTCGTCTCGATGGGCAATTATCTGTTCGAGACAGACCTTCTGCTCCGCGCAGTAGAGGAAGACGCGCATGACCCCCACAGTACCCACGACTTCGGCAGGGATGTTCTCCCTCGTCTGGTGGCAGAAGGGAGGACGGTGTATGCGTACGACTTCAGGACAAACCGTATCCCGACCCTGGCGAGAGGAGAAGAGCCGAGCTATTGGCGGGATGTCGGAACCATCGAGGCATACTACGAGGCGAACATGGACCTGCGGGCTGTGAATCCGACCTTTAATCTGTACAACCGGAGCTGGCCGATTCGCACCGTCAGCTACAGTGACCCGCCCGCCAAATTCGTCTTTGATGAGGACGAGCGGCGCGGAATGGCGCTGAACTCCATCGTCGCCGAAGGGACCATCATCAGCGGAAGCCTGGTCCGGAATTCAGTGATCGGCCGTAACGTCCGCATCCACAGCCATTGCCTGATTGAGGACGCGGTGATCATGAATCGGGTTGAAGTCGGAAGGGGCTGTCGAATCCGGCGGGCGATCATTGACAAGAATGTGTTTGTCCAACCAGGAACCGAGATCGGCTATCATGCAGAAGCCGACCGTGAACGTTACCACGTATCTGACTCTGGTATTGTCGTCGTCGCTCGAAAAGAGCCTGACCAAGCCTGGTCCATGACCCCATCAGATTAG
- a CDS encoding succinate dehydrogenase/fumarate reductase iron-sulfur subunit translates to MMPVVTLRLFRGDARAGDYTEYRVEAEEGMVLLDVIHRLQATQTPDLAVRWNCKAGKCGSCSAEINGRPRLMCMTRMSLFPPGEPITVAPMKAFPIIRDLVGDVSFNYEVAKTIPAFRPRPPGPDGAHRMMQADIDRVQEFHKCIECFLCQNVCHVIRDHEENKPHFAGPRFFVRIAALEMHPLDTHSRTEILRAKAGIGYCNITKCCTEICPEQIRITDNAIIPLKERVVDDCYDPLLWVIRKLTRKR, encoded by the coding sequence ATGATGCCGGTTGTTACGTTGCGACTTTTCCGGGGCGACGCAAGGGCCGGAGATTATACGGAGTACCGGGTGGAGGCCGAGGAGGGAATGGTCCTGCTCGATGTGATTCATCGGCTACAAGCGACGCAGACGCCTGATCTGGCAGTTCGGTGGAATTGTAAGGCCGGTAAATGTGGCTCATGCAGTGCCGAAATCAACGGCCGGCCGCGACTCATGTGCATGACCCGGATGAGTCTGTTTCCTCCCGGTGAACCGATCACGGTCGCCCCCATGAAGGCCTTCCCGATTATCCGGGACCTGGTAGGCGATGTCTCCTTCAACTACGAGGTCGCTAAGACGATTCCCGCCTTCAGGCCGCGACCGCCAGGGCCTGATGGCGCCCACCGGATGATGCAGGCGGACATCGATCGGGTCCAGGAATTCCACAAGTGCATCGAGTGCTTTCTGTGCCAGAATGTCTGCCACGTTATCCGCGACCACGAAGAAAATAAGCCGCACTTTGCCGGACCCCGCTTCTTCGTTCGGATTGCGGCGCTGGAGATGCACCCGCTGGATACCCACTCGCGCACGGAGATACTCCGGGCGAAGGCCGGGATCGGCTATTGCAACATCACCAAGTGCTGTACCGAGATCTGCCCGGAGCAGATCCGGATTACCGACAACGCCATCATTCCGCTGAAAGAGCGCGTGGTAGACGATTGCTACGACCCGCTCCTCTGGGTGATTCGCAAGCTCACCCGGAAAAGATAG
- a CDS encoding type II toxin-antitoxin system RelE/ParE family toxin: MIYQIRLAPSAFQCLKDIADRRVQAKLLETIDGLAEEPAKQGKALIGELAGYRSLRVIGQRYRVIYRVDTNNALVLIVALGIRKAGNKKDVYALAQKLLRLRLVGPPHI, from the coding sequence GTGATCTATCAGATCCGACTCGCACCCTCCGCCTTCCAATGCCTGAAAGACATTGCTGACCGCCGGGTCCAGGCGAAGCTTCTGGAAACGATTGATGGCTTGGCGGAAGAGCCGGCGAAACAGGGCAAAGCGCTCATCGGGGAGCTTGCGGGCTATCGGAGCCTCCGCGTTATTGGACAGCGATATAGGGTTATCTATCGGGTGGACACCAATAACGCTCTGGTTCTCATTGTCGCCTTGGGAATTCGGAAAGCGGGAAACAAGAAAGATGTGTACGCACTCGCACAGAAGCTACTTCGTCTGCGTCTCGTAGGACCGCCTCACATTTGA
- a CDS encoding type II toxin-antitoxin system VapC family toxin: MRAALRVLDSYSLIAYLEGEAGADRMIELFRVARDSGRDLLLSVINWGEVYYITLREAGREQAEEVAHLISTLPIQIVPADLELTRQAGEFKSKHKMSYADCFAVALAKQRKAELVTGDKEYRQVEGELKILWIG, encoded by the coding sequence GTGAGGGCGGCACTTCGGGTGTTGGATTCGTACAGTCTCATTGCGTACCTGGAAGGTGAAGCCGGGGCGGACAGGATGATTGAACTGTTCCGGGTCGCGAGGGATTCCGGGCGCGATCTTCTCCTCTCAGTGATTAACTGGGGTGAGGTGTACTACATCACGCTGAGAGAGGCGGGACGCGAGCAGGCTGAGGAGGTGGCTCACCTCATTTCGACGCTGCCCATCCAGATTGTTCCGGCCGATCTGGAGCTGACCAGACAGGCTGGCGAGTTCAAGTCCAAACACAAAATGTCTTATGCGGATTGTTTCGCTGTAGCGCTCGCCAAACAACGAAAAGCCGAGCTGGTGACAGGGGATAAGGAGTACAGGCAAGTAGAAGGGGAACTGAAGATTCTGTGGATTGGATAG
- a CDS encoding fumarate reductase/succinate dehydrogenase flavoprotein subunit, whose protein sequence is MPPEQYETYEHDVLIIGAGGAGLRAAIEAKAQGVSVGLISKSLLGKAHTVMAEGGIAAALGNVYSDDNWRVHFRDTMRGGKMLNNWRMAQFHAQEAPDRVLELERWGAVFDRTKDGLILQRDFGGHRYARLAHVGDRTGLEMLRTLQQHAVAQGIEVYMECTVTRLLKDGDRVCGAFGYRRSTGQFIVFRAKAVILATGGIGKLWKFTSNSWECTGNGVMLALDAGADLIDMESYQFHPTGMVWPPSVRGTLVTEGVRGDGGTLRNSKGERFMFRYIPEFFKAETADNEAEADRWYTDKKQNRRTPDLLPRDEVARAINAEVKAGRGSPHGGVFLDIASRRPADYIVRRLPSMYHQFKELAGVDITKEPMEVGPTAHYMNGGIRVNAETTATAVPGLYAAGEVAGGLHGGNRLGGNALSDLLVFGRRAGQHAALYAKNLSDAPTVEATRLDAFAREALIPFQGEGTENPHAFQAELQETMQALVGIIRKETEMREAIARIEQYRQRLPQIRVDEGRAYNPGWHTALDLRTMLTVAECVTRAALERKESRGGHARDDYPSADPRFGSVNVVVCKRDGAVVTSLEPILEMPEDLRQLLREKG, encoded by the coding sequence ATGCCGCCGGAACAGTACGAGACCTATGAGCATGATGTGCTGATCATCGGCGCGGGAGGCGCGGGTCTGCGCGCCGCCATCGAAGCCAAGGCACAGGGTGTCTCTGTAGGTCTCATCAGTAAATCGCTTCTGGGTAAGGCCCATACGGTCATGGCTGAAGGCGGCATCGCGGCGGCTCTCGGCAACGTCTACTCGGATGACAACTGGAGGGTACACTTCCGCGATACGATGCGAGGCGGCAAGATGTTGAATAACTGGCGGATGGCTCAGTTCCACGCCCAGGAGGCGCCGGACCGCGTCCTGGAACTGGAGCGGTGGGGCGCGGTGTTCGATCGAACCAAGGATGGGCTCATCCTGCAACGCGACTTCGGCGGTCACCGCTACGCGCGCCTGGCCCACGTCGGCGACCGGACGGGTCTTGAGATGCTCCGTACGCTGCAGCAGCACGCGGTAGCCCAGGGGATCGAGGTCTACATGGAGTGCACCGTGACGCGTCTGCTGAAAGACGGCGACCGAGTATGCGGCGCATTCGGATACAGACGGAGCACCGGTCAATTCATCGTCTTCAGAGCGAAGGCGGTGATCCTCGCGACCGGCGGAATCGGTAAACTGTGGAAGTTCACCTCCAACTCATGGGAGTGCACCGGTAACGGCGTCATGCTGGCCCTCGATGCGGGCGCGGACCTGATCGACATGGAATCGTACCAGTTTCACCCGACCGGGATGGTGTGGCCGCCCTCGGTGCGGGGGACTCTCGTGACTGAAGGAGTGCGCGGTGACGGCGGGACATTGCGGAACAGCAAGGGCGAACGCTTCATGTTCCGATACATCCCGGAGTTCTTCAAGGCCGAGACCGCTGATAATGAAGCTGAGGCCGACAGGTGGTATACGGATAAAAAGCAGAATCGACGAACACCCGATCTGTTACCGCGCGACGAGGTGGCGCGGGCAATCAACGCAGAAGTGAAAGCCGGACGCGGCAGTCCGCACGGCGGGGTATTCCTGGATATCGCCTCGCGGAGACCCGCAGACTACATCGTACGGCGTCTGCCGTCGATGTATCACCAGTTCAAAGAACTGGCCGGCGTGGACATCACGAAAGAGCCGATGGAGGTCGGACCGACCGCTCATTATATGAATGGGGGGATCCGGGTTAACGCGGAGACAACAGCAACAGCGGTGCCCGGCTTGTACGCGGCCGGTGAGGTCGCGGGGGGACTGCATGGCGGCAACCGCCTTGGCGGTAACGCCCTGTCCGACCTCCTGGTGTTTGGCCGGCGCGCGGGTCAGCATGCGGCGCTGTACGCGAAAAACCTTTCCGACGCGCCGACCGTAGAGGCGACCAGACTTGACGCTTTCGCGCGCGAGGCCCTGATACCGTTTCAGGGTGAGGGCACTGAGAATCCCCACGCCTTTCAGGCTGAGTTACAAGAGACCATGCAGGCGCTGGTGGGGATTATCCGGAAGGAAACGGAAATGCGGGAAGCGATAGCGCGAATCGAGCAGTACCGACAGCGACTGCCGCAGATTCGCGTCGACGAGGGCCGCGCATACAATCCCGGATGGCATACAGCCTTAGACCTGCGCACGATGCTGACCGTGGCGGAATGCGTGACGCGAGCGGCGCTGGAGCGCAAGGAGAGCCGCGGAGGGCATGCGCGGGATGACTACCCGTCCGCTGATCCACGATTTGGTTCAGTAAACGTGGTTGTCTGCAAGCGAGACGGTGCGGTCGTCACCTCGCTTGAGCCGATCCTCGAGATGCCCGAGGATCTCAGGCAGCTTCTCAGGGAGAAAGGATGA
- a CDS encoding type II toxin-antitoxin system Phd/YefM family antitoxin — translation MRKELPITEARHALTSLPERLAEDPGTVKITRRGKPVLAVMPWDLYESITETLEIMGDDDLMAALRQGIKEIEAGKGVPWQQAKQELDL, via the coding sequence ATGCGGAAAGAGCTTCCCATTACCGAAGCCCGACACGCGCTCACGTCCCTTCCAGAGCGCCTGGCAGAAGATCCGGGCACAGTCAAGATCACGCGACGCGGCAAGCCCGTCCTGGCCGTGATGCCCTGGGACCTTTATGAGTCTATCACAGAAACACTGGAGATCATGGGGGATGACGACCTTATGGCAGCGCTTCGTCAGGGCATTAAGGAGATTGAGGCGGGGAAAGGCGTCCCCTGGCAGCAGGCCAAGCAAGAACTTGATCTGTGA
- a CDS encoding AbrB/MazE/SpoVT family DNA-binding domain-containing protein, with the protein MDKAVVTVKGQVVIPSRLRRRFGIKKGTQVYLYEREGEIILKPITDEYIRTMAGMTGTKGRLLKTLMEEKAKEREL; encoded by the coding sequence ATGGACAAGGCAGTTGTAACGGTCAAAGGCCAGGTGGTGATCCCGTCGAGGCTTCGGCGGAGGTTTGGCATTAAAAAGGGAACGCAGGTGTACCTTTACGAACGCGAGGGGGAAATCATTCTTAAGCCGATTACTGACGAATACATCCGGACGATGGCAGGGATGACCGGCACCAAGGGCAGGCTCCTGAAGACGTTGATGGAGGAAAAGGCGAAGGAACGGGAGCTGTGA
- a CDS encoding succinate dehydrogenase produces the protein MTEERLNDRMGQAMAATARREIWWLQPMLIVSALGGFMVYTAWAALQGTHYEYKNYFSPFYPTFAKPEWWPLSPAFLILWAPAGFRFSCYYFRKAVHRSLLLSPPACAVADARAGYTGESRFPLILLNLHRYFLYLATVELIILWYHAARSVVFDGRFGAGAGSFVMVANAVFLSLYLTSCHSFRHLIGGRLDCFSHCPNRHALWNQVSRLNEYHHVWFWVSLFSVGLTDLYIRLLSMGIISDVRLF, from the coding sequence ATGACCGAAGAGCGGCTGAACGACCGGATGGGACAGGCTATGGCAGCAACTGCGCGACGCGAGATCTGGTGGCTGCAGCCGATGCTGATCGTATCGGCGCTGGGCGGGTTCATGGTCTATACGGCCTGGGCGGCCCTCCAGGGAACCCACTATGAGTACAAGAACTACTTTTCACCCTTCTATCCGACGTTCGCCAAACCCGAATGGTGGCCGCTCTCGCCGGCCTTTTTGATTCTGTGGGCCCCAGCGGGCTTTCGCTTCAGTTGCTACTACTTCCGGAAGGCCGTCCATCGCTCTCTCTTACTGTCTCCGCCGGCCTGCGCGGTTGCTGACGCGCGGGCCGGCTATACGGGGGAATCCCGATTTCCCCTGATTCTCCTGAACCTCCATCGCTATTTTCTCTACCTTGCCACAGTCGAGTTGATCATCTTGTGGTATCACGCCGCCCGCAGCGTCGTCTTTGACGGCCGATTCGGCGCAGGGGCGGGCTCGTTTGTGATGGTGGCCAACGCCGTGTTTCTCAGTCTCTACCTGACCTCCTGTCATTCCTTTCGACATCTCATCGGCGGGCGGCTTGACTGTTTCTCACATTGCCCCAATCGGCATGCCCTCTGGAATCAGGTCAGCCGTCTGAATGAGTATCACCATGTCTGGTTCTGGGTCAGTCTCTTTTCCGTGGGATTGACCGATCTGTATATCCGCCTCCTGTCGATGGGCATCATCAGCGATGTGAGATTGTTCTAA